The proteins below are encoded in one region of Dioscorea cayenensis subsp. rotundata cultivar TDr96_F1 chromosome 18, TDr96_F1_v2_PseudoChromosome.rev07_lg8_w22 25.fasta, whole genome shotgun sequence:
- the LOC120281781 gene encoding 1-aminocyclopropane-1-carboxylate oxidase homolog 3-like, which yields MPMATTIETGPSSVDRAAALKEFDETKAGVKGLVDSGITSIPSIFHHPNLHITSTTSHLSIPTIDFSLPRPIVVDLIRSASINWGFFQLINHGIPLSTIQTTISTFRSFNELPTNVRCKHYKRGMEGGFSYSSNVDLYKSVAASWRDTIQIMTGPARPDLNLIPEVCRMELVAWDERAKEVARELMGMMCEGLGVGVGRMEEMTCLEGRLMACHYYPPCPEPDQTMGTAVHTDPCALTLLVEDQVGGLQVKQEGEDGEEFWVDVKPVPGALVINVGDLLQIMSNDTYKSVEHRVRANSEQDARVSIAIFYNPGKRGELDLYGPLPELISSEKPAVYRNFTMREFMGTFFGKELRSKSLVECFKL from the exons ATGCCCATGGCGACCACCATCGAAACCGGCCCATCAAGCGTCGATCGCGCAGCTGCTCTGAAGGAGTTTGACGAGACAAAGGCCGGTGTCAAAGGCCTCGTTGACTCCGGCATCACCTCCATCCCCTCCATCTTCCACCACCCCAACCTTCACATCACCTCAACCACTTCCCATCTCTCCATCCCCACCATCGACTTCTCCCTTCCCCGCCCCatcgtcgtcgacctcatccGCTCCGCCTCCATCAACTGGGGCTTCTTCCAGCTCATCAACCACGGCATCCCTCTCTCCACCATCCAAACCACCATCTCCACCTTCCGATCCTTCAACGAGCTCCCCACCAACGTACGATGCAAACACTACAAGCGCGGCATGGAAGGCGGCTTCTCCTACTCGTCCAACGTTGACCTGTATAAATCAGTGGCGGCGAGCTGGAGAGACACGATCCAGATCATGACAGGCCCGGCTCGGCCTGATCTGAATTTGATCCCGGAGGTTTGCAGGATGGAGCTGGTGGCGTGGGACGAGCGCGCGAAGGAGGTCGCGAGGGAGTTGATGGGGATGATGTGCGAGGGGCTGGGTGTTGGCGTGGGGAGGATGGAGGAGATGACATGTCTGGAGGGAAGACTGATGGCGTGCCACTACTACCCGCCGTGCCCGGAGCCTGATCAGACGATGGGAACGGCGGTTCACACCGATCCTTGTGCGTTGACTTTGCTGGTCGAGGACCAGGTTGGAGGGCTCCAGGTGAAGCAGGAAGGGGAGGATGGTGAGGAGTTTTGGGTTGATGTCAAACCTGTGCCTGGAGCTCTTGTCATCAATGTTGGTGATCTTCTCCAG ATAATGTCCAATGATACATACAAGAGTGTGGAGCATAGAGTTAGAGCAAATTCTGAACAAGATGCAAGGGTCTCCATTGCTATCTTCTATAACCCTGGAAAAAGAGGAGAATTAGATCTTTATGGGCCTTTGCCAGAACTAATTTCATCGGAAAAACCAGCTGTGTACCGGAATTTTACTATGAGGGAGTTCATGGGAACATTCTTCGGCAAAGAGTTGAGAAGCAAATCTCTGGTGGAATGCTTCAAGTTGTAG